A segment of the Desulfomicrobium escambiense DSM 10707 genome:
AAGCCGCCCACAGGGTCATCGCCCTGGACGCGGGCCACGCCTGCCAGAACCTCTACCTCGCCACCCAGGCCGCCGGGTGCGGGACCTGCGCCGTGGCCGCCTTCCACCAGCGGGCCATGGACGAGTTCCTGGGCGTCGACGGGGAGAACGAGTTCGCCCTTTACCTCGCCCCCGTGGGCAAGGTCTGATGCTCTACGCCCTGGCTTTCGTCGTCCTGGCCGCCCTTGTGATCGGTCCGGGGCTGTGGGCCCGGCACATGCTCGAACGTTACGGCCGTGAGGAGTACTTTTCGGGCACGGGCATCGACTTGGCCCGCATCCTCGTCGAGGACCTGCGGCTTCACGGCGTGCGCGTCGAGACCACGGACCGGGGCGACCACTACGACCCGATTGAGAAGGTCGTGCGTCTCAACCCGGCCTTGGCCGGCCGGCGCAGCCTCACGGCCGTGGTCGTGGCCGCCCACGAGGTCGGACACGCCATGCAGGACCAGAGCGGAGACGGACTGCTGCGATTCCGCACGGCCCTGGTGCGGGCCGGGATCTGGGCCGAACGCATAGGCGCGGCCGCCGTCATGGTCGCCCCCCTGCTGGGCGCGGCCCTGCAGGTGCCGGTGGTGGGGCGGCTCATGCTGGCATCCGCCGTGTGCGTGTTGGGCATCCCGGTGCTGGTGCACCTCGTGACCCTGCCCGTGGAGATCGACGCGAGCTTTTCCAGGGCCCTGCCCGTGCTCCGCGCGGGCCGCTACATCCCGCCCGAGGACGAGGCCGCGGCGCGGCGGATACTGACGGCCTGTGCCCTGACGTACCTCTCCCAGGCCCTGGCCGGCATGTTCAACGTACTGCGGTGGGCCAGGATTTTCCGGCGCTGAGACGCGTCTGGACAATCGGGTTGTTTCCCACTACGAGTCGGGCGTCTGACCACCCAACCAATCTCCCCCCCCAATACATGGCACTCATAAGCGCAAGCAACCTGACCCTGTCCTTTTCCGGCCCCCCTCTGCTGGACGACATCAGCCTGCAGATCCACCCCGGCGAACGCATCTGCCTTCTGGGCCGCAACGGCGAGGGCAAGTCCACCCTCATGCGCGTCCTGGCGGGCGAACTGTCCCCCGACTCCGGCGAGGTGGGCTGGGGCAAGGGGCTGACCATGGCCTCCCTGCCCCAGGAAGTGCCCGCCGACCTCACAGGCAGCATCTACGACGTCGTGGCCTCGGGGGCAGGGGAGGCGGGCCGGTGCCTGGCCGCCCTGCGTCACGAGGGCGAGGCGGGCGCTGACCATGCGCTGCTTGAACGCGCCCACCGCCTGCTCGACGAACAGGCCGGCTGGAGCCTGACGCGGCGCATCGACACCGTGCTGACCCACTTGGGCCTCGCGCCCGACGCGCCCTTCGCGTCCCTGTCGGGCGGCGGCAAGCGCAAGACCCTGCTGGGCCGCGCCCTGGCCGCGGAACCCGACATCCTTTTCCTGGACGAACCCACCAACCATCTCGACATCGAGGCCATCGGCTGGCTGGAGGAGTTCCTGGTCAAGGAGCCGCGCACGCTCTTCTTCGTCACCCACGACCGCATGTTCCTGCGCCACGTGGCCAACCGCATCCTTGAGCTGGACCGCGGGCAGCTCGTGGACTGGGCCTGCGACTACGATACCTTTCTGCAGCGCAAGGCCGACGTGCTGGCCACGGAAGAGACCCTGTGGCGCAAGTTTGACCAGAAGCTCAAGGAGGAGGAAATCTGGATCCGCAAGGGCATCAAGGCCCGCCGCACGCGCAACGAGGGCCGCGTGCGGGCCCTGAAGGCCATGCGCCTGGAGCGCAGGCAGCGCCGCGAGCGCACGGGCAACGTGGCCATGCAGATCCAGGAGGCCAATAAGTCCGGCAACCTCGTGCTGGAGGTCCGAAACATTTCCTACGGCTGGGGAGAGACGCCGGTCATCCGCGATTTCTCGGCCAACATCATGCGCGGCGACAAGGTCGGCATCGTCGGCCCCAACGGCGCGGGCAAGACCACGCTCCTGGGGCTGCTGCTGGGTGAGCTGGCCCCGCAGTCCGGCGAGGTGCGCCAAGGCACCAACCTGGAAGTGGCCTACTCGGACCAGATGCGCTCCATCCTGGACGAGACCAAGACCGCCCGCGACATCGTCGGCGACGGCTCGGACTATGTGGACGTGAACGGTAACCGCCGCCACGTCATCGGCTACCTCAAGGACTTCCTCTTCACCCCCGAGCGCGCCCAGACGCCCGTCAGCGTGCTCTCGGGCGGCGAGCGCAACCGCCTGCTCCTGGCTCGGCTCTTCACCCGGCCGTGCAACGTCCTCGTTCTCGACGAGCCGACCAACGACCTGGACCAGGAGACACTGGAACTGCTGGAGGAGCTCATCGGCGAGTTCGCCGGCACCGTGCTCGTGGTCAGTCACGACCGCGAGTTCCTGAACAACACCGTGACCTCCTGCTTCGTCTTCGAGGGCGAGGGCAGGGTGGTGGAGTACGCCGGCGGCTACGACGACTGGCTGGCGCAGCGTCCCCGGCCGGAGGAGCCCGAGGCCGTCCAGGCCAAGGCCGTGAAGCCCAAGGCCGCCAAGGCGCGAAAACTGACCTGGAAGGAAAACCAGGAGCTCGATGCTCTGCCCGGCCGCATTGAGGCCCTGGAATCCGAAGTCGCGGCCCTGCAGGAGCGGATGAACAATCCCGATTTCTACACCAACGATCACACCGTCGTGGCCGCCGAGGCCGCCCGGCTGGAGGTTCTGGAGTCCGAACTGGACGCCCTGCTGACCCGCTGGGACGAGCTCGAAGAACTGCGTGCGCTGTGCGAATCCTAAGGTTTTGGTTGAAGTATGGAAATTTCCCTGACTACACCGGCCCTGCTCTTCCCGACCATCTCCCTGGTCCTCTTGGCCTATACCAACCGTTTCCTGGCCCTGGGTTCACGCATCCGCACCCTGCACGACCGCTACGAGGCGAGCCACGGCCCCTCCATCCTGGCCCAGATCGAGAGCCTGCGCCAGCGGGTCAACCTCATCCGTCTCATGCAGCTTTATGGGGTGCTCAGTCTCTTTCTGTGCGTCCTGTGCATGTTTTGTCTTTTCGCCAGCCTTGTGCTTTTGGGCAAAATTCTCTTCGGGCTGAGTCTTGTGGCCATGCTGGTCTCCTTGGGACTGTCCACTCGCGAGATTCACATTTCCACGCAGGCCCTGAATATCCAACTGGAGAGCCTGAGCCTCTCGCAGGGGGACGACAATGCACGCTAAATTCGGAGAACTGAGGGATTTCATCTGCCGCAAGTGCGGCCTTTACGGCATGGTCGATGTCATCGGCATGGAGTTCGACTACGACCGCGATTCGGGCGTCCTCTTCGACGTCGTCGACGACTCCGACGGCCGCCGTCGGGGCGATCAGGTCGTCTGCGACTGCGGCTGCGAGTGTTTCGACATGCACGTGCAGGGAGCGTCCAGATGAACGACATGCTGCGCATCGCATCGCCCGCGGCCATGCAGGAGCTGGGGCTCGTCTGGCGTCGGGAGGGGCTGACGGTCGGGCTGGTCCCGACCATGGGCTACTGGCACGAGGGGCACTTGAGCCTCATGCGCTGGGCCCGGGAGCACTGCGACGTCCTGGTGGCCTCCATCTTCGTCAACCCGACCCAGTTCGGCCCCGGCGAGGACCTGGAAAATTACCCGTCGGACCTGGAACGCGACTCGGAACTGGCCCGGGAGGCCGGCGTGGACGCGCTCTTCACTCCGGTCCGTGACGATATGTATGCTCCGGACCACGGCACCTGGGTCACGGTGCCGGAGCTGACCACGAACCTCTGCGGCCGTTCCCGGCCCATCCATTTCCGGGGCGTGGCCACGGTGGTCTGCAAGCTTTTCAACCTGGTCCAGCCGACTTTCGCCGTGTTCGGAGAGAAGGACTGGCAGCAGTTGGCCGTGATCCGCAAGATGACGCGCGAACTGGACATCCCCGTGCGCATCGAGGGCCGTCCCATCATGCGTGAGGCCGACGGGCTGGCAATGAGCTCGCGCAATGTCTATCTGACTCCCGAAGAGCGCGCCGTGGCCCCGCACATCCGCCGTGGTCTCCTCCTGCTGGAGGATCTGGTCCGCTCCGGCCAGACCGATGCGGACGCCCTGCGCGCAGCCGTCGGGAAGTACTACGAAGCGCACATTCCCATGGGGCGCCTCGATTACCTGGAACTGGTGGACCCCGCGACCATCGAGACGGTCGAGCGGGTCCGGGACGATGTCCTTGCCGCCGTGGCCCTGCGCCTGGGCAAGGCGCGGCTCATCGACAACATTCATGTAGCCTTCGAGAGATAAATGCCTTTACGTACGTTTCTGCAGGCCAAGCTGCACCGGGCGACCATCACCGGCGCAGAGGTCGATTACGAGGGGTCCGTGGCCATCTGTCCGGACCTCATCCGAGCCGCGGGGTTCCACCTCAACGAGCGCGTGGACATCTACAACGTGGACAACGGCGAGCGCCTGTCCACCTACGTCATCCTCGGCGAGAAAGGCGAGATCTGCCTCAACGGCGCCGCGGCCCACAAGGGCCGCCGCGGGCAGAAGGTCATCATCGCCTCCTACGTGCAGCTGACCCCGGACGAGATTCCCGGCCATGAACCGGTCGTGGTCCTGGTCGGTCCGGACAATGAAATCACGAAAACGAACGGAGACAGCAGATGAAAACCCTGAATGACTTCCTCCGGATGAAGAAGGACGGCGAAAAGATCGTCATGCTCACGGCCTACGACTATCCGTCGGCCAGACTCGCGGAGGAGGCCGGGGTTGACGTCGTCCTGGTGGGCGATTCCCTGGGCATGGTCGTGCTCGGCTACGATTCCACCGTGCCCGTGACCATGGCCGACATGATCCACCACAGCCGTGCCGTCCGGCGCGGCGCCGGGAAGACCTTCGTCGTCACCGACATGCCCTTCCTGAGCTACCAGATATCTCCGGCCCAGGCCCTGGAAAACGCGGGGCGGCTGGTGCAGGAGGGGGGCTGCGAGGCCGTCAAGGTCGAGGGCGGGGAGGAGATCGCCGCCCAAGTCCGGGCCCTGACGCGGGCCGGCATCCCGGTCTGCGCCCACGTGGGCCTGACGCCACAGTCGGCCACGGCCCTGAGCGGGTACAAGGTGCAGGGACGCACGGCCGAGGCGGCCAACAAGCTCCTGCGCGACGCCCTGGCCCTGGAAGAGGCCGGGGCCTTCATGATCGTGCTCGAATGCATCCCCGTGCAGGTCGCGCAGCTCGTGACCGGCCGCCTGTCCATCCCGACCATCGGCATCGGGGCGGGCGCGGCCTGCGACGGCCAGGTGCTGGTCTGGCACGACACCCTGGGCATGTTTGACCGCTTCACGCCCAAGTTCGTGAAGAAGTTCGAGACA
Coding sequences within it:
- the panC gene encoding pantoate--beta-alanine ligase, yielding MLRIASPAAMQELGLVWRREGLTVGLVPTMGYWHEGHLSLMRWAREHCDVLVASIFVNPTQFGPGEDLENYPSDLERDSELAREAGVDALFTPVRDDMYAPDHGTWVTVPELTTNLCGRSRPIHFRGVATVVCKLFNLVQPTFAVFGEKDWQQLAVIRKMTRELDIPVRIEGRPIMREADGLAMSSRNVYLTPEERAVAPHIRRGLLLLEDLVRSGQTDADALRAAVGKYYEAHIPMGRLDYLELVDPATIETVERVRDDVLAAVALRLGKARLIDNIHVAFER
- a CDS encoding DUF2721 domain-containing protein, whose amino-acid sequence is MEISLTTPALLFPTISLVLLAYTNRFLALGSRIRTLHDRYEASHGPSILAQIESLRQRVNLIRLMQLYGVLSLFLCVLCMFCLFASLVLLGKILFGLSLVAMLVSLGLSTREIHISTQALNIQLESLSLSQGDDNAR
- the panB gene encoding 3-methyl-2-oxobutanoate hydroxymethyltransferase, encoding MKTLNDFLRMKKDGEKIVMLTAYDYPSARLAEEAGVDVVLVGDSLGMVVLGYDSTVPVTMADMIHHSRAVRRGAGKTFVVTDMPFLSYQISPAQALENAGRLVQEGGCEAVKVEGGEEIAAQVRALTRAGIPVCAHVGLTPQSATALSGYKVQGRTAEAANKLLRDALALEEAGAFMIVLECIPVQVAQLVTGRLSIPTIGIGAGAACDGQVLVWHDTLGMFDRFTPKFVKKFETLGVKAKDAVGAYAREVREGTFPGPEHTFTMNEAELKRIYGDG
- the panD gene encoding aspartate 1-decarboxylase, whose protein sequence is MPLRTFLQAKLHRATITGAEVDYEGSVAICPDLIRAAGFHLNERVDIYNVDNGERLSTYVILGEKGEICLNGAAAHKGRRGQKVIIASYVQLTPDEIPGHEPVVVLVGPDNEITKTNGDSR
- a CDS encoding ATP-binding cassette domain-containing protein: MALISASNLTLSFSGPPLLDDISLQIHPGERICLLGRNGEGKSTLMRVLAGELSPDSGEVGWGKGLTMASLPQEVPADLTGSIYDVVASGAGEAGRCLAALRHEGEAGADHALLERAHRLLDEQAGWSLTRRIDTVLTHLGLAPDAPFASLSGGGKRKTLLGRALAAEPDILFLDEPTNHLDIEAIGWLEEFLVKEPRTLFFVTHDRMFLRHVANRILELDRGQLVDWACDYDTFLQRKADVLATEETLWRKFDQKLKEEEIWIRKGIKARRTRNEGRVRALKAMRLERRQRRERTGNVAMQIQEANKSGNLVLEVRNISYGWGETPVIRDFSANIMRGDKVGIVGPNGAGKTTLLGLLLGELAPQSGEVRQGTNLEVAYSDQMRSILDETKTARDIVGDGSDYVDVNGNRRHVIGYLKDFLFTPERAQTPVSVLSGGERNRLLLARLFTRPCNVLVLDEPTNDLDQETLELLEELIGEFAGTVLVVSHDREFLNNTVTSCFVFEGEGRVVEYAGGYDDWLAQRPRPEEPEAVQAKAVKPKAAKARKLTWKENQELDALPGRIEALESEVAALQERMNNPDFYTNDHTVVAAEAARLEVLESELDALLTRWDELEELRALCES
- a CDS encoding zinc metallopeptidase, which translates into the protein MLYALAFVVLAALVIGPGLWARHMLERYGREEYFSGTGIDLARILVEDLRLHGVRVETTDRGDHYDPIEKVVRLNPALAGRRSLTAVVVAAHEVGHAMQDQSGDGLLRFRTALVRAGIWAERIGAAAVMVAPLLGAALQVPVVGRLMLASAVCVLGIPVLVHLVTLPVEIDASFSRALPVLRAGRYIPPEDEAAARRILTACALTYLSQALAGMFNVLRWARIFRR